acgaaacatgaacacatgtgtaataacgtgcgaaaaaagttctcttctttatcggcatcttatatccaaggaacattcctctatttggagatttattatgcaaacagaatcAAGTTAAATTCGAccaattacgcctacgggctacattgcatctagttcaagcaagcactcacttgaccactaagcctacgggctacttcgaccattacgcctacgggctacattgcatcgagttcgaatcattcactcgactgctaagcctacgggctacttcgaccgctatgcctatgggctacattgcatcgagtttgaattattcactcgactgctaagcctacgggctacttcgcctgttatgcctacgggctacatcgaccattatgcctacgggctacattgcatcgagttcgaatcattcactcgactgctaagcctacgggctacttcgaccgttatgcctacgggctacgttgcatcgagttcgaattattcactcgactgctaagcttacgggctacttcgaccgttatgcctatgggctacgttgcatcgagttcgaatcattcactcgactaataagcctatgggctactttttattttaagttcgagcaagcactcactcgaccactaagcctatgggctagtttgactattacgcctgcgCGCTACGttgtatcgagttcgaatcattcactcgactgctaagcctacgggttacttcgaccgttatgcctacgggctatattgcatcgagttcgaatcattcactcaactaataagcctacgggctactttttatttcgagttcgagcaagcactcactcgaccactaagcctacgggctacgtcgaCCATTACAccaacgggctacattgcattgagttcgaatcattcacccgactgctaagtctacgggctacttcgaccgttacgcctacgggctacgttgcatcgagttcgaatcattcactcgactgctaagcctacgggctacttcgaccgttacgcctacgggctacgttgcatcgagttcgaatcattcactcgactgctaagcctacgggctacttcgaccgttatgcctacgggctatattgcatcgagtttgaatcattcactcgactgctaagcctacgggctacttcgaccattatgcctacgggctacgttgcatcgagttcgaatcattcactcgacgactatagcctacgggctacttttatttcgatttcgatcaatcactcactcgaccatcacgtccacgggctacattacttcgagttcgaatcattcactcgacgattaAAACCTACGAGCTACTTTCACTTCAAATtcaagcaaagcactcactccactattacgcctacggattatatttcttcaagttcGAATTATTAACTCAACAAGTAAGCCCGAAGGCTACGTCACTTCGAACAAATCAATAAATAGAGATTACAAAGTCCAAATTAGATTGAATTGTTAAGATCCTTATGAAAACATTTGTAAGGCACGCATAAAGTCTTCACAAATTGGCcaaagttgtctatatacaaaagtttctacatgattgattacaaacaTAAAAAAACTATGAACTAAGCTTCCTGATCATCCTCAGGGAGTTTGCTTCTCTGTCAGGCTCTCTCCCATACTCGGATTCGCTCTTGCTAccgtcatcgtcatcatcatcgccatcagaagccaatgcttcagcttcagctttgagctctttagccttttttatttcttcagtaaggtcgaaaccccaaacatgtatctcctcgagggtctcccttcgagacctacatttagcaagttcggcaatccaatgtgctcgggtgtcggcagtatccgccgcctctcgtgcctccatctgagcagcctcggcatcatcCCGATACACgtcaatggacttatccgccaagattttcgatgactcaaccttggccttggcctcagcaagctgggcttcaagctcctcgatcctcttagcttgagccgaacccttttgTTTAACATTTCGAAACTGGACATCGACCGATAATAAGTTGGTCAAAATGGTCTCTTTTTCCGTAGCCAGGcgatcgatagtctccttccaccgattacattcagctttgatttgatcgacttcttcccgaagtgacccgatcatttcaaccttttgctgcagctgagacaatGAAGGGTTAATTTCCACAgtcgagtcaaacccatactttaacagaacaagGCTCACCTGCTTGtcaagttcggcctcttcttcacgagccttagccaaatccgcttggaggtcctttatagcctcgtccttttggctgcaaagaagccgcaaggCATCTCTCCCCCCCAAGACCTTCTGAAGCTCAACCTCACACTCGCTAAGGTCGACCCGAAATCTACTAATGGCATGTACAATAGGGAAAGAACACGAGTCAAatttggaaaagaacaaagaaaccaagtatagtaaaatcattacccgagtaatgaaacgttgggcctcttccaGTAGAAGAGAAGCGTCCCCGATATCGGAAGCATCACCGACTCCGGTAAAGCAATTCCGAAAGATCCCctgcactagagcctccgcccatatccagggtcttcaattctcgagtttcctttaacgcctcctcagaaaaggtgggAAGAGAAAGCGA
The DNA window shown above is from Nicotiana tomentosiformis chromosome 8, ASM39032v3, whole genome shotgun sequence and carries:
- the LOC138897598 gene encoding uncharacterized protein translates to MTAVYSLSLPTFSEEALKETRELKTLDMGGGSSAGDLSELLYRSRFRVDLSECEVELQKVLGGRDALRLLCSQKDEAIKDLQADLAKAREEEAELDKQVSLVLLKYGFDSTVEINPSLSQLQQKVEMIGSLREEVDQIKAECNRWKETIDRLATEKETILTNLLSVDVQFRNVKQKGSAQAKRIEELEAQLAEAKAKVESSKILADKSIDVYRDDAEAAQMEAKELKAEAEALASDGDDDDDDGSKSESEYGREPDREANSLRMIRKLSS